In Actinobacillus equuli, the genomic stretch CTCCGATAAAAAAGATAAAAAATAAGCGGTCGAAATTACAAATTTTTTTGCAAATTTCACCGCTTATTCTACAACTTTTCCAAATAATGACGACCGCCTAATGCCGTTACTTGGCGCATAATCCACGCCTGACGTTTACGCATGGTCGGCCCCGGTTTATTCACCCGAAACACTAACGGATTAGGTAACGAAGCGGCTAATAAAGCCGATTCCTGTAAAGTCAGATCTTTTGCACGTTTTTTAAAGAAGTGCTTCGCTGCCGCTTCTACGCCAAAGATACCGTCGCCAAATTCAGCAATATTCAAATACACTTCCAAAATACGGCGTTTGCCCCAAGTATTTTCCATCACGAAAGTTAGCGGCAATTCAATGCCCTTTCGTAACCAACTTTGTCCGTGCCACAAAAACATATTTTTGACGGTTTGCTGAGAAATGGTGGAAGCGCCACGCACTTTTTTCGATTTAGCATTGCGCTGCAATGCGATTTCGATGGCTTGTAAATCGATCCCGAAATGGCTTTCGAATTTTTGATCTTCCGAAGCGATTACCGCCATCTGCATTTGCCAAGCGATTTTATCTAAGCTAACCCAATCGTATTGGATTTTATAATTATCGCCGGCGATCAAGTGCTCGACTTTTTTCTGCGCCATATAAGCGGAAAATGGCACAGGTAACACTGAGAAAATCATCAAAAATGTAACGAAAGCCCCCCCGAGTCCTGCACCTAAACGGCTTGAACCGAACCACAACCAACCGGCTCTCGAACTAATCTCCTGCGGAATAAAAAACTTGAGAAGTTTACGGCATAAGCGTTTGATCAAACTAAACATTGTGACTGACTTCTTTTTGCGTTTTCGTTTACGCTTTGCCATTAAGTTTCTCGTTTAACCACTCAATAAATTGCGGCTCCAATGTTTTCAGCATATTAGAAGCGCGCGTAATGGTTGCGGCACTGGTATTCAAGTTTTGCTGAATTTCTCTTTGCGGCACTTCACCTTTTAATAACTCTGCAACAATTTGCACACGTAAGCCTAAAGAGTTGCGTTCGTCTGCAGTTAAAAACGAGGTAAAAAATTGTTCCAATTTATCTGCTGCCACCGCTTGTTGCAATAAAACCATAAACTGTTGCCACTCTTGCGGATCACGTTGACTATAAAGAATTTTCATTGAACCTCCAAAATAAGGAAAGCGGTCTGATTTTGGCAAAATTTTGCGAAAATAAAACCGCTAGTAAAATAGATTATTTCTTAGATTTTTTACCGCCACGTTGGTCGTCTAACTCAGCGCCTTTCGGTACACTAAATTTAAATAAATCAGACGATACACCGCCACCGGTAATATTACGTAATACGTATAAATTGCTCTGTCCGTCTCGTTCAATGGTGCTGAAACCTTTTAACATACCGCTTTGATCGATGCGCACATCAAACTGTTTTAAATTACTTTTTTTCGATTTCGGTTTTAATACGAAAGTATCCGCATTTTGCGTCACATCATACTGATCCCAGTGGCTTTTATCACTGCTGGTTAATAATACGAATGGCGTATTATTTACTGCATCTTGCACTGTATTCACCGTCACTTGTGACACAAACGGATCATAAAACCATAAATTCGCACCATCAGAAACAATTAAATTTTCTTGCGGTGATTTAGTGTCCATACGGAACAGATTCGGGCGCTTCACTTGGAATTTACCTTTACCCGATTGAATTTGCTTACCCTTGCTCGAACGTACCGTTTGATCAAAATCCGCACTATATTGGCTAACTTGCTCTAAACGTCGTTGCAATTCGGCAACTGACTGCGCATCGGCAAATGCCGCACCAGTCATAGAAAATAAGGTAAAACCTAATAATGATTGCTTAATTAATTTTTTCATTTTTTTGTTCCTTCTATCAAAGAGAATCAAGTGCCTCTTTGACAACCTATTCTGTAAAAGTTTCACAAGCCCCGTACTAGCGTAACGATACAATAAAATAAGCCAAACACCAAGAAGCATTTGGCTTTTATTTTATTGATTAATCCTTTTTCACAAAATTAATGCGCTTCGTCCCAGTTATCGCCCACGCCGACTTCGGCAATTAAAGGCACTTTAAGCTGAATTGCTTTTTCCATTTCCGCTTTAATCAATTGGCTATAGTGTTCCACTCGCTCTTCTTTCACTTCAAACACCAATTCATCATGTACTTGCATAATCATTTTGATATTTTCATCACCTCGAATCGCTTTATCAATGCCAATCATCGCCACTTTGATAATATCCGCCGCAGTGCCTTGCATTGGTGCATTGATCGCCACACGTTCCGCCGCTTTACGGCGCATTGCATTACTGGACTTAATTTCCGGTAAATATAAACGTCTGCCGAAAAGTGTTTCCACATAGCCTTTTTCACTCGCACTCTCGCGAATATCGGTCATAAATTGTTGCACCGCCGGATAGCGTTGGAAATAGCGTTCCATATATTTTTTCGCATCGGCACGTGAAATGCCTAATTGGTTTGATAAACCGAATTCCGACATGCCGTAAATTAGACCAAAGTTAATCGCCTTAGCACTACGGCGTTGCTCGCCGGTTACTTGATCCAACGCTAAACCGAAAATTTCCGCTGCCGTTGCACGGTGAATATCTTTGCCTTCGGCGAAGGCGGCAATCATTCCTTCATCACTTGCCAAATGCGCCATAATACGCAACTCAATTTGCGAATAGTCGGCTGCGACAATTTTATAACCTTTGTTGGCAATAAACGCTTGGCGAATACGTCTGCCTTCTTCATTGCGGATCGGAATATTTTGTAAATTCGGATCGCTTGATGAAAGACGACCAGTCGCCGTTACCGCTTGGTGATAAGAGGTATGCACTCTACCTGTTTTTGGATTAATCATTAATGGTAATTTATCGGTATAAGTCGATTTCAACTTACTTAAACCACGGTGTTCCATTAATAATTTCGGCACTAAATGCCCTTGCCCGGCTAATTCATCCAACACTTCTTCATTGGTGGAAGGCGCACCTTTCGGTGTTTTTTTCAAGACAGGCAAACCGAGTTTAGTAAACAAAATTTCCTGTAATTGTTTGGTAGAAGCAAGATTAAAGACTTCACCGGCTTCACTATGCACTAACTGTTCCAACTCAGCTAAACGCTGTTCAATTTCTGCCGATTGCGCCAGTAATTTTTCTGGTTCAATCAATACACCGTTACGCTCAATGCGAGAAAGTACTTCAACCAACGGCATTTCAATTTCATTAAACAACTTAACCAGTGTCGGCGCTTTATCTAATTCCGGCGCAAGCACTTGATGTAATTTCATCGTCACATCCGCATCTTCCGCCGCATATTTAGATGCGACATCAATCGCAATTTTATCGAATGTCAGCTGATTTTTACCTTTACCAGCAATTTCTTCAAACTCAATCGTTTTATGCCCTAAATAACGATCCGCCAATTCGTCCATATTATGACGACCGGTACTATTTAGCGTATAAGATTCCAGCATCGTATCGAATGCAACACCCTCTACTTGCACACCATGATTCGCAAAAATGGTCAGGTCGTATTTAATGTTTTGCCCGATCTTTTTCACGTCCGCATTTTCTAATAACGGCTTAAGTTTGGTTAAACAAGCGGTCAAATTTAGCTGATTTTTTGCAAGTTCAAAGCTTGTGGTCGTTTCTGCTTCTGCCGGCTCGGCGAACAGATCGCTTTGCTGAGGCTCAAGCATTACCTGTTCTTTGTGCGTTAACGGAATATAACACGCTTCGCCGTTAGCCAAACCGAATGAAATCCCGACTAAATTTGCCGACATAGAGTCCAAACTATCGGTTTCGGTATCCACTGCTACTAATTTTTCTTGGTTGATCTTTTCAATCCAATTCTGCAATTGCTCCATTGTGGTTACCGTTTCATATCGGCTACGATCAATCTCTACTTTTGCAAAAGTTTGCTCCGTTTCGACCGCTTGTGGTACTGAAGCAGTCGCTTGATAATTGTTAGGGATTTTTTCCGCTGAATTCTGCGTGACGGGGTTAGCGTCATTCATCACTTCATTCAGCCAACGTTTGAATTCATAACGCCCAAACAACTCAACTAATTCGTCACGCTTTTGTGATTGCACCACTAATTGTTCATGGGTGACTTCCAGTTCAACATCGGTCTTAATCGTGGCAAGCAAATAAGATAAATCCGCCGCTTCTTTCTCCGCTTCTAATTTCGGTGCAAGTGTTTTAGCACCACGGAATGAAAGTGTGGCGACTTGATCCAAATTCGCATAAATCTCTTTTAATGAGCCGATTCCTTGCAGCAAACCTAATGCGGTTTTCTCGCCCACGCCTTTTACCCCGGGAATATTATCCGAAGCGTCGCCTTGCAAAGCTAAATAATCAATGATCAGCTCCGGCGGAATCCCGTATTTCTCAATCACACCTTCACGATCAAGCAAGGTATTGTTCATGGTATTAATCAGCATAATGTGATCGTTCACCAGTTGTGCCATATCTTTATCGCCGGTACTGATTAACACATTTTTGCCGTCATTCGCCGCCTGCACTGCAAGCGTACCAATCACATCATCCGCTTCCACACCTTCAATTGAAATCAACGGGATGCCTAACGCTTTAATAATCGTATGCAACGGCTGCACTTGCGCACGCAAATCATCCGGCATCGGCGGACGATGCGATTTATATTGTTCGAACAACTCGTCACGAAAAGTCTTACCCTTCGCATCAAAAACCACCGCAATATGGCTCGGCTCAACCTGAGCAATCAAACTTTTCAGCATATTTAACACGCCATACATCGCCCCCGTCGGCTCACCATTTTTATTAGTCAGCGGCGGAAACGCATGAAACGCACGATAAAGATAAGAAGAACCGTCCACAAGAACGAGCGGATTTTGAGCAATTGTAGCCATTTTAACCTTTATTTTAGAAGTGAAAATTACTGCAATTATAGCGGATTTTTCTACTTAAATCTGAAGAAATCGATAACTTTTCGAGTTATATCGAAAAAATCACTTTTGCCGATTGAAGAATAAAAGGAAAAACTTATTCTCAATTTATCTGATTTAAATTTGTATATACAAAGGTGAAAAATGCTGATAATCTCACATCAAATTTATTTAAAACTGATTCAGAAGCATGGACTTTCTGATCCGGAAACGGAAATTCTCGAAGCATTTTCAAATATAAACGGACAATTTTTAATTGATACTCGTGAAGAACATTTGAGTGATCCTCCGACAGAATGGTTTATTGCAGAAACCAATAGGGGAATAAAACTCAAAGTCTGTTTTATTCGAAAAAATAACGACATTTATATTCGAACAGCCTATCGCCCCAATGCGGAAGAAATTCGAATTTACGAAAAATATAAATAGAGGTAAGTATGGAACATATTGAAAAATGGGAAAATGGAGAACTTGGGCTAGATGAAAAATTTGTACAACGTTCAACTCATACAACGCCAGAAATGCTAGACGAATTGCTCGCTTTACAGCCAATCTCAATTCGCTTATCTAAGGGATTAATTCAAGATCTCAAAGATATCGCCCAACTTCACGGGCTAGGCTATCAACCTCTAATCAAACAAATCCTAACGCGTTTCGTTGAGTCTGAAAAACGAATGTTAGCTAATGAAAAGATTCAAGAAGATCTCGCCAAATTACATAACGCAGCATAACAGCAAGCGGTTAAATCCCCCTTTAAATTTTGCAAATTTTTCTGGAAATTTAACCGCTTGTTTAATGATTAGCTTTAGCCTTTGGCTAAAATCTCTTTTAAAAATCTTGCCGTGTGCGAGCGCTTGTCTTTCGCTACTTCTTCCGGTGTACCAGTCGCAATAATTTGTCCGCCGCCCGAACCGCCTTCAGGGCCTAAATCAACAATCCAGTCGGCGGTTTTAATCACATCTAAATTATGCTCGATCACCACAATTGTATTGCCTTGGTCACGCAATTTGTGTAGCACTGAAAGTAATTGTTTAATATCGGCAAAATGTAAACCGGTAGTCGGTTCATCTAAGATATACAGCGTTTTGCCGGTATCACGTTTGGAAAGCTCAGTTGCTAATTTAACACGCTGTGCTTCACCGCCGGAAAGTGTGGTAGAAGACTGTCCTAAACGAATATACGATAAACCGACATCCATTAACGTCTGCAATTTACGCGCAATCGCCGGCACCGGCGCAAAGAATTCTCTCGCCTCTTCTACCGTCATATCCAACACTTGGTGAATCGTTTTGCCTTTATAACGGATTTCCAAGGTTTCTCGGTTATAACGTTTACCTTTACAGTGATCACACGGCACATACACATCCGGTAGGAAGTGCATTTCTACCTTAATCACGCCATCACCTTGACAGGCTTCACAACGTCCGCCACGCACGTTAAAACTAAAGCGTCCGACATTATAGCCTCTCGCTCTCGCCTCTTGCGTGCCGGCAAATAATTCACGAATTGGCGTGAATAAACCGGTATAAGTCGCTGGATTTGAACGAGGCGTACGTCCAATCGGGCTTTGGTCGATATCAATCACTTTGTCGAAATGCGACAAGCCGTCAATCGATTCATAAGGTGCTACATCGGTACGTTCCGCACGATTTAACGCATTTTGTGCTAATGGGAACAAGGTATCATTGATTAAAGTCGATTTACCCGAACCCGACACACCGGTAATACAAGTGAATAAACCAACCGGAATATCCAATTGTACTTGTTTTAAGTTATTACCACTCGCTCCTTTTAAGGTAAGCAATTTGACAGCATCATAAGGTACTCGTTTTGCAGGAATTTCAATTTTCTGCTTACCGGAAAGGAATTGTCCGGTAATAGAATCTTCCACCTGCATAATTTCTTCTGCCGTACCTTGCGCAATAACTTGTCCGCCATGCACACCCGCTCCCGGGCCAATATCCACAATATGATCCGCCGCACGGATCGCATCTTCATCATGCTCAACCACAATCACGGTATTACCTAAATTACGCAGATGAATTAAGGTATTTAATAAACGTTCGTTATCACGTTGGTGCAAGCCGATAGACGGTTCATCAAGCACATACATCACCCCAACTAAACCCGCACCGATTTGGCTGGCTAAACGAATACGTTGAGCTTCACCGCCGGATAAAGTTTCCGCCGAACGAGAAAGCGAGAGGTAATTCAAACCGACATTCACTAAGAACTGTAAACGCTCACGAATTTCTTTTAAAATTTTCTCCGCAATCTTCGCTTTTTGCCCTGCAAGATCTAACTGTTCAAAAAACTCTAACGCCTCACCAATCGATTTTTCCGACACCATCGGCAAATTGGTTTTATCTAAAAACACATAACGTGCTTCACGACGTAAACGAGAACCTTCACACTCCAAACACGGGCGATTATTGATATATTTCGCTAATTCCTCACGCACCGAATTCGATTCGGTTTCTTTATAACGGCGAGCCATATTATTTAACACACCTTCAAAGGTATGTTTACGTTTTACTTTATCGCCGCGATCATTGACATAAACAAATTCGATTTCGTCTTTTGAACCGTTCAGAATAATTTCACGTTGTTTTTTAGTCAGCTCTTTAAACGGCGTATCCAGTGAAAAATCATAATGATCCGCCACCGATTTCAACAAACCGAAATAGTAAAAGCTACGGCGATCCCAACCTTTAATCGCACCGCTTGCTAACGAGACATCCGGATTCTGTACCACTTTGTTCGGGTCAAAGTACTGCTCTACCCCTAAGCCGTCACAGGTTGGGCAAGCACCCGCCGGGTTATTAAATGAGAACAAACGAGGTTCTAATTCGTGTAATGAATAACCACAATGCGGACAAGCAAAACTAGACGAAAAGACGATTTCGTCCGCACTCGGATCGTCCATATCAGCAATAATCGCTGTCGAACCGGATAAATCCAATGCTGTTTCAAAAGATTCCGCTAAACGTGTTGCAATATCACTTCTCACTTTAAAGCGGTCAACCACCACTTCAATCGTGTGCTTTTTCTGTAATTCCAATGCCGGCGGATCAGATAAATCGCAAATTTCGCCGTCAATTCTGGCTCGGATATAGCCGGAAGCGGTCAAATTTTCCAATAATTTTACGTGTTCGCCTTTACGATCTTTGACCACTGGTGCAAGTAACATCAAACGTTTGCCTTCCGGTTCTTCCATTACTCTATCCACCATTTGCGAAATAGTTTGTGCCGCCAGCGGTAAATCGTGATCCGGACAACGAGGCTCACCGACACGAGCGAACAATAAACGTAAATAGTCGTGGATTTCGGTTACCGTCCCCACCGTGGAACGAGGGTTATGCGAAGTGGATTTTTGCTCGATAGAAATTGCCGGTGAAAGTCCTTCAATATGGTCAACATCCGGTTTTTCCATCAATGAAAGGAATTGGCGTGCATAAGCTGAAAGGGATTCGACATAACGGCGTTGCCCTTCAGCATACAATGTATCGAAAGCTAAGGAAGACTTACCCGATCCGGATAAGCCGGTAATCACAATAAATTTATCTCGAGGGAGAATTAAGTTGATATTTTTAAGGTTGTGGGTTCTCGCGCCACGAACATCAATGTACTGCATAATCGGTTGCTCTCACTAAAAAATGTTTTTTATTATCGCATATTTTAAGTAACTGTACAAAATATCAGTTTTAATGCGTGCATTTTTTTGAATTTCAGGTAGAATACCGCACAAAATTTTACAGCACTTAATCAATTCACAGAGGATTTTATGGCAGGTATTAATAAAGTTATCATCGTGGGCAATTTAGGTAACGATCCTGAAATGCGCACTATGCCAAACGGCGAAGCGGTTGCAAATATTAGCGTAGCAACCAGTGAAAGTTGGACAGATAAAAATACGGGCGAACGTCGTGAAGTAACCGAATGGCACCGTATCGTATTCTACCGTCGCCAAGCGGAAGTTGCCGGTCAATACTTACGTAAAGGCTCACAAGTTTATGTTGAAGGCCGTTTAAAAACACGTAAATGGCAAGATCAAAACGGTCAAGACCGTTACACCACCGAAATCCAAGGTGACGTTTTACAAATGTTAGGCGGACGTAACCAAGGTGGCGATTTCGGCGGTAACCAAGGCGGTTGGGGAAATTCAGCGCCTGCACCACAACAAAGTTACAACCAAGGTAACAGCGGTTACGGTTACGATCAAACAGCAAGTCGCCCTGCTCCGCAAGCAGCGAAACCAGCTCAAGCAGAACCACCTATGGATAACTTCGACGACGATATTCCGTTCTAAGAATATATTTAAATTAGTAAGATTAGAACCTTAAAATAAAAGGCAAACTCAGTATAAATTGAGTTTGCCTTTTATTTTGGCTAGCTAAAATCTAGTCATAATAACTCTAAGATGAATTTTCTCACCCTGCAATAATACACGTTTGATATGTTTATTTATTACTTGCTTTTTTAGCTCCAAATACAGCGATCTCATTTTTTTGCCTATTTTCATAGGTTCCCCCTAACTCGTCTGCATTTTCGCCATAAAATAGCCCACCTGTACGTGCAGATCCTGTAATGCCTACAAAATAATTAGACTTAATATCTGCAGAGAAAGTGACATCATTCTCAGTTTTTCTTGCGCCACTTAAACTTAAAGTCCCTGTTAACTTCTTAGCGCCAAAGTCAACATCAATAACTGCTTTGTTTCCAATCTGGAGCCCATCAGAAATATATAAAAAAGAACCAATATATTGCGCATTACCCTGTTTAGGCATATTTGCAATGCTTGTTGAATAACCTTGTACAAAAGCTGCCCAACGTGAATCCTCTACTTGTACAAGACCAAACTTTGTATTTGGTAGTAATTGGCTATTACTTACAAAATCTTCATTCTTATAATAAAAAACATAATCATCCGTAAGCTTACCTGCTACAACATTAATCTGCTTTCCATCAACCATTAATATTCCTACATCCTGGCTATCTATACTGCTCGACTGAAAATCCGTTTTTAATGTTGCCCCTGGATTTTTAGTATCCAGCGTTACGAAATAGGTTCCACCTTGTGCAAGTTTTGGTGATCGTGGTTCTAGTGTCTTTGGTAAATCCGGTTCACTTTTTTTAGATTTAGGTACATCTTGCTTAGGTTCACTTATCTTTGGTTCTGGTACATTTTGCTTAGGTTCATTCATATCTGGTTCTGGTACATTTTGCTTAGACTCATTTGTCTCTGGTTTTGGTACTCCTTGTAATAGCCCATTCCCCTCCAGTTGTGGTGTATTTTGCTTAGGCTTATTTACCTCTGGCTTTGGTACATCTTGTTTAGTTTCATTAGTATCAGATTTTGGTATTTGCTGTTTCTGATCTTGTTTCTGTTCCACTTTCGGTTTTGGTACTGTATTTTTACTGCCTCCACCACCACTTGAACATGCTGTAACTGCCATCGCTAAAGCCACAATACTTATTTTTGTTAAATTTTTCATAAGTTCTCCTTTTTATTAATCTATTAATCAATCTTAATTTGGTTTTTGCTGAAAAAACTTTCAACCAATAATACTGACTATAATATACAATCTTTACAGTACAATAAAGAAAATTTTGTGTTCAAGATC encodes the following:
- the lolA gene encoding outer membrane lipoprotein chaperone LolA; its protein translation is MKKLIKQSLLGFTLFSMTGAAFADAQSVAELQRRLEQVSQYSADFDQTVRSSKGKQIQSGKGKFQVKRPNLFRMDTKSPQENLIVSDGANLWFYDPFVSQVTVNTVQDAVNNTPFVLLTSSDKSHWDQYDVTQNADTFVLKPKSKKSNLKQFDVRIDQSGMLKGFSTIERDGQSNLYVLRNITGGGVSSDLFKFSVPKGAELDDQRGGKKSKK
- a CDS encoding transferrin-binding protein-like solute binding protein — translated: MKNLTKISIVALAMAVTACSSGGGGSKNTVPKPKVEQKQDQKQQIPKSDTNETKQDVPKPEVNKPKQNTPQLEGNGLLQGVPKPETNESKQNVPEPDMNEPKQNVPEPKISEPKQDVPKSKKSEPDLPKTLEPRSPKLAQGGTYFVTLDTKNPGATLKTDFQSSSIDSQDVGILMVDGKQINVVAGKLTDDYVFYYKNEDFVSNSQLLPNTKFGLVQVEDSRWAAFVQGYSTSIANMPKQGNAQYIGSFLYISDGLQIGNKAVIDVDFGAKKLTGTLSLSGARKTENDVTFSADIKSNYFVGITGSARTGGLFYGENADELGGTYENRQKNEIAVFGAKKASNK
- the mtgA gene encoding monofunctional biosynthetic peptidoglycan transglycosylase; its protein translation is MFSLIKRLCRKLLKFFIPQEISSRAGWLWFGSSRLGAGLGGAFVTFLMIFSVLPVPFSAYMAQKKVEHLIAGDNYKIQYDWVSLDKIAWQMQMAVIASEDQKFESHFGIDLQAIEIALQRNAKSKKVRGASTISQQTVKNMFLWHGQSWLRKGIELPLTFVMENTWGKRRILEVYLNIAEFGDGIFGVEAAAKHFFKKRAKDLTLQESALLAASLPNPLVFRVNKPGPTMRKRQAWIMRQVTALGGRHYLEKL
- the trpR gene encoding trp operon repressor yields the protein MKILYSQRDPQEWQQFMVLLQQAVAADKLEQFFTSFLTADERNSLGLRVQIVAELLKGEVPQREIQQNLNTSAATITRASNMLKTLEPQFIEWLNEKLNGKA
- the uvrA gene encoding excinuclease ABC subunit UvrA, with the translated sequence MQYIDVRGARTHNLKNINLILPRDKFIVITGLSGSGKSSLAFDTLYAEGQRRYVESLSAYARQFLSLMEKPDVDHIEGLSPAISIEQKSTSHNPRSTVGTVTEIHDYLRLLFARVGEPRCPDHDLPLAAQTISQMVDRVMEEPEGKRLMLLAPVVKDRKGEHVKLLENLTASGYIRARIDGEICDLSDPPALELQKKHTIEVVVDRFKVRSDIATRLAESFETALDLSGSTAIIADMDDPSADEIVFSSSFACPHCGYSLHELEPRLFSFNNPAGACPTCDGLGVEQYFDPNKVVQNPDVSLASGAIKGWDRRSFYYFGLLKSVADHYDFSLDTPFKELTKKQREIILNGSKDEIEFVYVNDRGDKVKRKHTFEGVLNNMARRYKETESNSVREELAKYINNRPCLECEGSRLRREARYVFLDKTNLPMVSEKSIGEALEFFEQLDLAGQKAKIAEKILKEIRERLQFLVNVGLNYLSLSRSAETLSGGEAQRIRLASQIGAGLVGVMYVLDEPSIGLHQRDNERLLNTLIHLRNLGNTVIVVEHDEDAIRAADHIVDIGPGAGVHGGQVIAQGTAEEIMQVEDSITGQFLSGKQKIEIPAKRVPYDAVKLLTLKGASGNNLKQVQLDIPVGLFTCITGVSGSGKSTLINDTLFPLAQNALNRAERTDVAPYESIDGLSHFDKVIDIDQSPIGRTPRSNPATYTGLFTPIRELFAGTQEARARGYNVGRFSFNVRGGRCEACQGDGVIKVEMHFLPDVYVPCDHCKGKRYNRETLEIRYKGKTIHQVLDMTVEEAREFFAPVPAIARKLQTLMDVGLSYIRLGQSSTTLSGGEAQRVKLATELSKRDTGKTLYILDEPTTGLHFADIKQLLSVLHKLRDQGNTIVVIEHNLDVIKTADWIVDLGPEGGSGGGQIIATGTPEEVAKDKRSHTARFLKEILAKG
- a CDS encoding single-stranded DNA-binding protein; translation: MAGINKVIIVGNLGNDPEMRTMPNGEAVANISVATSESWTDKNTGERREVTEWHRIVFYRRQAEVAGQYLRKGSQVYVEGRLKTRKWQDQNGQDRYTTEIQGDVLQMLGGRNQGGDFGGNQGGWGNSAPAPQQSYNQGNSGYGYDQTASRPAPQAAKPAQAEPPMDNFDDDIPF
- a CDS encoding BrnT family toxin encodes the protein MLIISHQIYLKLIQKHGLSDPETEILEAFSNINGQFLIDTREEHLSDPPTEWFIAETNRGIKLKVCFIRKNNDIYIRTAYRPNAEEIRIYEKYK
- the polA gene encoding DNA polymerase I; this translates as MATIAQNPLVLVDGSSYLYRAFHAFPPLTNKNGEPTGAMYGVLNMLKSLIAQVEPSHIAVVFDAKGKTFRDELFEQYKSHRPPMPDDLRAQVQPLHTIIKALGIPLISIEGVEADDVIGTLAVQAANDGKNVLISTGDKDMAQLVNDHIMLINTMNNTLLDREGVIEKYGIPPELIIDYLALQGDASDNIPGVKGVGEKTALGLLQGIGSLKEIYANLDQVATLSFRGAKTLAPKLEAEKEAADLSYLLATIKTDVELEVTHEQLVVQSQKRDELVELFGRYEFKRWLNEVMNDANPVTQNSAEKIPNNYQATASVPQAVETEQTFAKVEIDRSRYETVTTMEQLQNWIEKINQEKLVAVDTETDSLDSMSANLVGISFGLANGEACYIPLTHKEQVMLEPQQSDLFAEPAEAETTTSFELAKNQLNLTACLTKLKPLLENADVKKIGQNIKYDLTIFANHGVQVEGVAFDTMLESYTLNSTGRHNMDELADRYLGHKTIEFEEIAGKGKNQLTFDKIAIDVASKYAAEDADVTMKLHQVLAPELDKAPTLVKLFNEIEMPLVEVLSRIERNGVLIEPEKLLAQSAEIEQRLAELEQLVHSEAGEVFNLASTKQLQEILFTKLGLPVLKKTPKGAPSTNEEVLDELAGQGHLVPKLLMEHRGLSKLKSTYTDKLPLMINPKTGRVHTSYHQAVTATGRLSSSDPNLQNIPIRNEEGRRIRQAFIANKGYKIVAADYSQIELRIMAHLASDEGMIAAFAEGKDIHRATAAEIFGLALDQVTGEQRRSAKAINFGLIYGMSEFGLSNQLGISRADAKKYMERYFQRYPAVQQFMTDIRESASEKGYVETLFGRRLYLPEIKSSNAMRRKAAERVAINAPMQGTAADIIKVAMIGIDKAIRGDENIKMIMQVHDELVFEVKEERVEHYSQLIKAEMEKAIQLKVPLIAEVGVGDNWDEAH